The Amaranthus tricolor cultivar Red isolate AtriRed21 chromosome 2, ASM2621246v1, whole genome shotgun sequence genome contains the following window.
tttcaactttttttaatttttgtaaacattttttacgaaaacttcattaaaaaacgaagggagtatataATATGATCAAACCGACccaaacatttttattttaattccaAAAACAACACTACTACATGATATTTTGTCATCAAACCCTCCTTGACCTTGAAATATAGTGTGAATGTGTGatgaatttacaattatgtctagtttaaatataaaaattcacACCAAATGAAACATTTTTAACCCTCCTCAGAAGTCACAATAaatccaaacaaacaaaatcaaagaaataagcAAAAAACTACTCcgtaactaaaaaaaattaccatatttcatttcaaaaaaatgatCAACAAAATACATTATTccaaaaataacacaaaaaccaaatatatcatatatattatattattccaaaaataattaaaaaaaaaaaccccacATTATACAATAACAAGACTAAAAGTCTACAAGTAATAAAAATTACATCTAGTGAGATGATTTTCCAccattttacaataaaaaaaataaaattgaaaataatagaagTAATTAACATCATCGTAGTCATGGatcaaaaaaaatctaaaatccaAAAGATCTTTCTCCAATGGGTGAGAAAAAATAAtcccaaattaatttaaattacaacattctaaatatctaaaaaaaggaaaatcgcCGATGAATTTTCTTCTCATAGtaattcaatatttttgaaaaaaagcaGTCCGATACTCAAATCGTTGCAGAGCCAGTGTTTCGAACTCGAAttcgtcaatttttttttcaaattaattaattaattatcacTAATCTTGAAACCCAATTTTTTCCCAAATCGCATTTCTAACCTTACTCAGATCTCTTCCTTTAAGCGTTCTTCCAATTCCTTCATGTACGGAAAGCGACGCAATTCGATTCTTCGCTAAATACTCATGAGGTGGGACCCAATCTTCACCATCGCCGGAACTTCCATTATCTTCACCGTCAAACTCGCCGGAAATATTCCATTTGTCGGATTTATACTCGTCGCGTAGTATTTTCGACCAATCAGGGATATTCACCGGCAACGACGACGATGCATTTCCACACCTACTTCTTGCCGGAGTTGGAGGTGCTAACGGTCGTCTAGACTGTCGCCAACTCGGACGTGAATCGGGCGATCCAGATCGAGTTGAACCGCCCCATATATCCGATTCTTCAAATTCTAACTCAGTAGAAGTTTTGATTGAAGGAGTTTGAATGGGATCGGAAGTTAAGAATCGGTAGTTTTTTGTGATCATATAACTCTTTGTACTCGCCATTTCCGATGTATATTTCTGGATTTGTCTAGAATCGGGATTGTTTGTAGGAAATGGGTATTGATGATTGGTTGAATATTGATAGTTGATAATGGAGGTTTTTAAGTTGGCATAGAAAGCAATTTGGTAATGGCAATTTAAAGAGGATTTAGGGGGAAATGGATAAGGTTTCAATCTGTTCACATTCTCTCTCTCGTTTGATTAGATGCTGAAATTCCAAATATAACCCTTCATAATCATAATCTTGCCATACTTTTTTCAGTCggttttgtatgagaccataTCACGGTTAAACGACTTCAAAACAAGCTACTTAACCCAAGTACAAATCATATCTTGCGGTTAgtccgtctcatacaagaatttgtgtttttttttgtttactttttaCACGGTAAATTTTTAACCTCTATATCTCTCAATATGCAtcataaagaataaacaatataaaagtatatattttaagtcGAATCTAATAAAATTACAGATGGATATACTTTATCTTCaatatacataaaatatttAAGTCAAAATTTTCTCTCATCAAGATGAAATATTTTTAAGACGCTATTCATCTTAGgtgttttatttgcttttgagATATTACAATGAAATTGACGGGACAGAAAAAATATACTATCTTCTATTCATCTTAggtgtctcatttgctttttagtcgctatttatttattaatcttaaattgaagtatattattattaaactataAGTTAAAAACATTATTGaatcttattatatttgattcgttttaatgtaaagtttattaataagaactttataattttttaacttgCACATGACCGTCGATTAGCAAGGACAAAGTGGGCTACCACCCAGGGTTCCAAATTTCTTAGGGcccaaaaaacttatttttatgtatataagcGACATTTTTGACGGAGTAAGTGATATTAATTtgcattaaatttaaatataatttatattttttgctaaGTAATATGAGAGTTTTTAGTgcttttataaaatagtttaaatatcaacaataaaaaacaaaaaggtgtattatattatttggtacgccttaagtttttaggggccttttttatcttttgatctGGGGCCCAAAAATGAATAGAACAAGCCTAATAATTAGATAGATTAAGATTTAATAAGTGCATTCGATATAATttataaagcaaaaaaaaaaaagacttaaaATGAATAAGAGGAAGTAGTATATATGAAGTGGACAAAATTGTAGTCAAGGGGTATTTAGGGTATTCATGATTTATTCTCACATACTAGTATGATAGTTGATAGTATCATTATTTTTGGGTAAAATGAAATTACAAGagaaaaaaatactattaataataaaaagatattgTCGTTATCAGGAGAAGGATAAAATTGTGGGGGAAATAGAGGAGAAAGTTCAATTCACCTGGATTACGGAACAGCGCTTAGCACTCGTGTGGTCCATTTGATTATTCATAAATGCCTGAAGATGACGACACGTGTTGTAAACTTATCTGTGCTTCACACGTGGCATATAAGCGTGATTAATCCTAGCATGTATGGGACTTGGACTTACCATATCTTACAGCTGCGCCTGCTGGCCTGCTACATACTTCATCTTTTCTTCCTTCAAGGCAAACGTCTATTTTGGCGTTTTGCTCTTGACAGTTGATCGATTTTATCTGATTGATTTGGCCAATTAATTTTATCAGCTTTTTTGATTAGATAATCATAATTTTAATCTTTGTGTTTAGAGTAGATTGTACAAAATTGAttcaatcataacaataacatgttttaaaattcaatttacCAAATAGTAGTAATAAATGGTTTGTCCATGAAACTATTTAATTGTGTCGAAACAAGTCAAAATAACGCAATAAAC
Protein-coding sequences here:
- the LOC130805991 gene encoding protein S40-4, whose product is MASTKSYMITKNYRFLTSDPIQTPSIKTSTELEFEESDIWGGSTRSGSPDSRPSWRQSRRPLAPPTPARSRCGNASSSLPVNIPDWSKILRDEYKSDKWNISGEFDGEDNGSSGDGEDWVPPHEYLAKNRIASLSVHEGIGRTLKGRDLSKVRNAIWEKIGFQD